The Cydia amplana chromosome 11, ilCydAmpl1.1, whole genome shotgun sequence genome includes a region encoding these proteins:
- the LOC134652018 gene encoding protein virilizer has protein sequence MAAIDQPDLLFFDTFSHDTSEELNLDLVQFPKSVFVREIRIIPLGARVEGDFPGGVRLGATNPTKFHIDFFVNDLSKPGASTFEALGSLDYCQNGQIHMECGSNLDQPRIPTDGLVLRGWYTTITLAVYGNLSQVIPETPVGVNPPSVQRPSIPREVPSVSNVPPQDWNPEASNPIPTYTGSAAANPEAYGPNYPPENYDNPYRTDYYDNEPPKDPRTYHIDDDWEKDRRGMSLDREGDRMRRSPRSVELDRDRREGRSRRRSLDRGRSRDSSRHRDRSRDLDRIDRLHSRSRSREREYVVKGEYRPLSRSRSRSIDRDRLRGTSADRDWDRGSYKKEDYRRHRDSSYDRSRGGSYDKRSGSYDRRSPYDKRAPSYERKLAYEKRGPSYEKRQSPRASSYERRAPSYEKQTSYDKKRHSPYRIRTSSYGSRSPSRDDPRKRPRTPPGESSRRPLSPREGDTSSPINSIRSEETGEYDRSGKQIPRVDFYHPTYRHKNPIRSPSEEIENPPYVEPQHSSLVTVQIVDTSAPKVIESPARNPEEDRSMDAEQFEPILSDEDICDDLEAPYMDVDYDVNDYDGIDDIIKYFNPFKNDWKKYQHVNAVHKLANENNDVMTASFDKLCDASPDLFKMSEMAKAGTKREQKFFSNTFTEIDNTAKEEWVHQCEQLTTALTNLCNNTDIVLRIFKNSVRMDGSEEFTDIYNLLATFCRIGLNFEYALSQNVATYKIRHMKCGIRLAEALFSHRHSEQVVKVFLNAGIDVQMLLLEMYSKEYMALSIRLMILKALNACLSSKVAIEHFMQEAVYPKFNKNESDSDNKPMNGYQALIAIMQTNPLARIKFSISALIKKLNIYELLEKLHDLVLNFNKNAAESNQTEDAELSESDTDFIVNSLEEVLYMYRSQCFHISQPKRFLPVSAQFEISKDCSNETLLDFFNIHHILEVCLYLLTCPTTCNNLVVISPIHDLIYELVHSQNGLNFLYRNMEMSELLFKTLAQPYGQNTDEFLYPHDLSNYTDLQILGLELAYRLKALYYLESICDLQAGKVDENELIDRLQSLYCLSFGSIGRTAVPDVIAIGDNAECLMEVFEKELKTKRSDSLSKQKSPAKGYAIELIVSAVRYSASVPFLKKYGNRLVNVSKEHDRFEPSVSSVLQEVIPYLKPVEKTNLLTGEDMGECVEILKNTLEQVPDLPGELMTCLRILRHFCISDYESNVSIASESATDEYVELKYKYNVLQLFSLDGVALLVGVLDRLALHFDQPSMHTAFFASVRGLQLAQILLPCLRLLDEMLARVVRCRGSRFRDLTAAPMLLKTYGIAKAFPVGSVGYRTATKASEAAVKALLSYAQPIADNAKDGDSIRRGPWTSLCSEVISYITTAPYTFVPGLLVFSELLPLPLPMQTKTPPTERELADASNERRLWSAHLHALSNDLTDMVQIICMSTYRPVVHMLRRVCVQIADLAPNTAATVARAAVGAVTRELKPGEPATASSARVMGFLACLVSHAPVKCAVLHAMNSGGPKSTDVQTALCGVLSLANASNEHAAAQEFAAHALAAFCDVEVTLTPMHASTDILLANSLPGKEALAAFLDASADCLESSTKTCSVALAVLRAYFVLTEHQYGFLQFRKFVTKRREALGKFFRWVLEGPGEDKAECLSLYFDLIRMLKAEEGDGPLGRKGVLTDEEVADMVGYTANEEDHPAFTLEKTLKERSQDEDVSIASLITSCLQKLKPSEEAPEVPETILPAPETLVAQFAARTIYAIGEASDERLTSSYWLNLPSVGGEEDVNDNELVCVDIMEIARSCVGAGTDVAGAVRRLAGCRAQPAPLREPRPPVALSRVRPEGADAFRSRPPNTSRPPSLHVDDFTALHPPYGKPQARGMRRGAAPDRGRFASAAPVHAHAPHPAHQGPAHYRHLRGRGAWEMGASHFGHFPPAQYMMSSMGWGGARMQRGPRHRAFLR, from the exons ATGGCCGCAATCGATCAACCGGATCTTTTATTCTTCGATACTTTCTCCCACGACACGAGCGAG GAGCTGAATCTAGATTTAGTGCAGTTTCCGAAGTCTGTTTTTGTGAGAGAAATTCGAATTATTCCTTTGGGGGCCCGTGTGGAAGGCGATTTTCCAGGCGGTGTCCGTTTGGGGGCAACGAACCCGACGAAATTTCACATAGATTTCTTCGTGAATGACTTGAGCAAGCCTGGAGCATCCACTTTTGAGGCGCTCGGGAGCTTGGACTACTGTCAGAATGGACAGATTCATATGGAGTGTGGGTCAAACTTGGACCAGCCAAGGATTCCTACTGATGGACTTGTACTTAGAG GATGGTATACCACCATCACTCTGGCAGTCTATGGGAACTTGAGTCAAGTGATTCCGGAAACCCCAGTCGGAGTAAACCCACCCTCAGTCCAAAGGCCTTCCATCCCCCGTGAAGTACCTTCAGTGTCCAACGTACCACCACAGGACTGGAACCCGGAGGCTTCCAACCCCATACCAACCTACACTGGCTCTGCTGCTGCTAACCCTGAAGCCTATGGACCCAATTATCCTCCGGAGAACTATGACAATCCCTACCGGACAGACTACTATGACAATGAACCTCCGAAGGACCCAAGAACCTATCACATTGACGATGATTGGGAAAAGGACCGTCGGGGCATGAGTCTCGATCGTGAGGGAGATAGAATGCGGCGTAGCCCCCGATCTGTAGAGTTAGACAGGGATAGAAGAGAAGGCAGAAGTCGTAGGAGATCTCTTGATAGAGGTCGAAGTCGAGATTCGTCGAGACATCGCGATAGAAGCCGAGATCTAGATAGGATAGATAGACTCCATTCAAGATCTAGGAGTCGGGAGAGAGAGTATGTTGTGAAAGGGGAGTATAGACCACTCAGTAGGTCTAGGTCTCGGAGCATCGATAGGGACAGACTGCGCGGAACTTCTGCTGATCGCGACTGGGACAGAGGTTCTTATAAAAAAGAGGACTATAGGCGTCACAGAGATTCGTCGTACGACCGGTCGCGTGGCGGTTCCTACGACAAGCGCTCCGGTTCTTACGACAGACGATCGCCTTATGACAAAAGAGCTCCTTCCTACGAAAGGAAATTGGCTTACGAGAAACGTGGACCGTCTTATGAAAAAAGGCAGTCGCCAAGAGCTTCTTCCTATGAGCGCAGAGCGCCATCTTACGAGAAGCAGACATCTTACGATAAAAAAAGACATTCGCCGTACAGAATTAGAACTTCGAGCTATGGCAGCCGGTCTCCTAGTCGAGACGATCCTAGGAAACGACCGAGAACTCCTCCTGGCGAAAGCAGCAGAAGGCCATTATCGCCAAGAGAAGGAGATACTTCTAGTCCCATCAACTCAATCAGGTCTGAAGAAACCGGGGAATATGACAGGAGCGGCAAGCAAATCCCAAGAGTTGACTTTTATCACCCAACCTACAGACATAAGAATCCGATCAGGAGTCCTTCGGAAGAAATCGAAAACCCTCCATATGTCGAACCTCAGCATTCCAGTTTAGTTACTGTTCAGATAGTGGATACCTCAGCACCCAAGGTTATTGAATCACCCGCGCGAAATCCTGAGGAAGATCGCTCCATGGACGCGGAGCAATTTGAACCAATTCTCTCAGACGAAGACATTTGTGATGACTTAGAAGCGCCATACATGGACGTTGACTATGATGTGAACGATTATGATGGTATCGACGACATCATAAAATACTTCAACCCATTCAAGAATGATTGGAAGAAGTACCAACATGTGAATGCCGTGCACAAACTTGCTAATGAAAATAATGATGTAATGACAGCTAGTTTTGACAAACTCTGCGATGCCAGTCCCGATCTATTCAAGATGTCAGAAATGGCTAAAGCTGGAACCAAGAGGGAACAGAAATTCTTCTCCAACACGTTCACTGAAATCGATAATACGGCAAAAGAAGAATGGGTACATCAGTGCGAACAATTGACTACGGCTCTGACTAATCTTTGCAATAATACTGATATTGTATTGAGGATTTTTAAGAACAGCGTTCGTATGGACGGGTCTGAAGAATTTACAGATATCTACAATCTTCTAGCGACATTCTGCCGCATTGGCCTGAACTTTGAATACGCATTGTCACAGAACGTAGCTACATACAAGATAAGACATATGAAATGTGGCATCCGTTTAGCCGAAGCTCTGTTTTCCCACAGGCACAGTGAGCAAGTTGTCAAAGTGTTTCTAAACGCTGGAATAGATGTCCAGATGTTACTGTTAGAAATGTATTCTAAAGAATACATGGCTTTGAGCATTCGCCTGATGATCTTAAAGGCACTAAATGCTTGTCTGTCATCTAAGGTTGCCATTGAGCATTTCATGCAAGAGGCAGTCTACccgaaattcaataaaaacgaAAGTGACAGTGATAACAAACCTATGAATGGCTACCAGGCGCTCATAGCTATTATGCAAACAAATCCTTTGGCCAGAATTAAGTTTTCTATCAGTGCTTTGATTAAAAAGCTGAATATCTATGAATTATTAGAAAAGTTACATGATTTAGTATTGAATTTCAATAAGAATGCTGCGGAAAGTAACCAAACAGAAGATGCAGAATTATCAGAAAGTGATACCGATTTCATTGTCAACTCCTTAGAGGAAGTACTGTACATGTATCGTTCACAATGCTTCCATATTTCTCAACCAAAACGTTTCTTACCTGTATCTGCTCAATTTGAAATCAGCAAAGATTGTTCAAACGAAACCTTGTTAGATTTCTTCAACATACATCACATTCTTGAAGTTTGCTTGTATTTACTAACGTGCCCTACGACTTGCAACAACTTGGTCGTCATAAGTCCTATACACGACTTGATATATGAACTGGTACATTCACAGAATGGCTTGAATTTCTTATATAGAAATATGGAGATGAGCGAACTGCTTTTCAAGACCTTAGCCCAACCCTACGGTCAAAATACTGATGAGTTCCTCTATCCCCATGATTTAAGCAACTACACTGATTTACAAATACTTGGTCTTGAACTTGCTTATAGACTTAAGGCGTTATACTATTTGGAGTCCATCTGCGATTTGCAAGCCGGCAAAGTGGATGAAAACGAATTGATAGATAGACTGCAATCTTTATACTGCTTAAGTTTTGGAAGCATTGGAAGAACTGCGGTCCCTGATGTTATTGCTATAGGAGATAACGCGGAATGTCTAATGGAAGTATTTGAGAAAGAATTAAAAACTAAGAGGAGTGATTCATTATCTAAGCAAAAGTCGCCTGCAAAAGGTTATGCTATTGAATTAATAGTATCTGCTGTTCGGTATTCAGCCAGTGTCCCGTTTTTGAAGAAATATGGGAATAGACTTGTAAATGTTTCCAAGGAACACGATAGATTTGAACCCAGCGTTTCAAGCGTTCTCCAAGAAGTGATTCCCTACTTGAAACCAGTCGAAAAGACCAATCTCCTAACTGGAGAGGACATGGGTGAATGCGTAGAAATACTTAAAAACACGTTGGAACAAGTCCCAGATTTGCCTGGAGAATTAATGACCTGTCTAAGGATTTTACGGCATTTCTGCATTTCGGATTACGAATCGAACGTATCCATCGCCAGCGAGTCTGCCACCGATGAATATGTTGAATTAAAATACAAGTATAATGTACTTCAGCTGTTTTCTCTAGACGGGGTTGCGTTATTAGTTGGAGTGTTGGATCGTTTGGCATTACATTTTGATCAACCAAGCATGCATACGGCATTCTTCGCGTCAGTTAGAGGTCTCCAACTGGCCCAAATTCTCCTGCCCTGCTTGAGGCTTTTAGACGAAATGCTAGCACGAGTTGTCCGTTGCCGCGGCTCAAGATTCCGTGACTTAACCGCCGCTCCCATGTTGCTCAAAACCTATGGAATTGCCAAGGCATTCCCTGTGGGGTCAGTAGGATACAGGACTGCGACTAAAGCATCAGAAGCGGCTGTGAAAGCTTTACTATCTTACGCTCAACCGATAGCTGACAACGCGAAAGACGGAGACTCAATACGTCGAGGGCCTTGGACTTCTTTATGCTCTGAAGTGATCTCATACATTACTACAGCACCTTATACTTTTGTACCTGGACTTTTGGTTTTCTCGGAGCTTTTACCTTTGCCTCTACCGATGCAGACTAAAACGCCTCCAACTGAAAGAGAATTAGCGGACGCGTCAAACGAAAGGCGCTTATGGTCGGCGCATCTCCACGCTCTGTCCAATGACTTGACTGACATGGTTCAAATCATTTGCATGTCGACTTACAGGCCTGTCGTTCATATGTTACGGCGGGTGTGTGTTCAGATAGCTGACTTAGCTCCGAATACGGCTGCTACCGTCGCTAGGGCCGCAGTCGGAGCAGTCACGAGAGAACTAAAACCTGGTGAACCAGCCACAGCTAGCTCTGCCCGAGTAATGGGTTTCCTAGCTTGCTTAGTTTCGCACGCCCCAGTCAAATGTGCAGTTTTACATGCTATGAACAGCGGAGGGCCGAAATCGACCGACGTCCAAACGGCGTTATGTGGAGTTTTAAGTCTTGCAAACGCTTCTAATGAGCATGCAGCGGCTCAAGAATTCGCCGCTCATGCTTTGGCCGCCTTCTGCGATGTGGAAGTCACATTAACACCTATGCACGCATCTACAGATATTTTACTTGCAAATTCCCTCCCCGGAAAAGAAGCTTTAGCAGCATTCTTAGATGCATCAGCAGATTGTCTAGAATCTtcgacaaaaacttgctcagtGGCCTTAGCAGTACTTAGAGCGTACTTCGTTTTAACCGAGCATCAATACGGGTTCCTCCAGTTCCGAAAATTTGTGACCAAGAGGAGGGAAGCTTTGGGAAAATTCTTCAGATGGGTATTGGAAGGTCCTGGGGAAGATAAGGCGGAGTGCTTGAGTTTGTACTTCGATTTGATAAGGATGTTGAAGGCGGAAGAAGGTGATGGGCCTTTGGGGCGTAAAGGGGTGTTGACGGACGAAGAAGTGGCGGATATGGTGGGGTATACGGCTAATGAGGAGGACCATCCTGCTTTCACGCTGGAGAAAACATTGAAG gAGCGATCCCAAGACGAAGACGTCTCAATCGCCAGCCTaatcacctcctgtctccaaaAACTGAAGCCTTCCGAAGAAGCCCCCGAAGTCCCGGAGACCATCCTGCCAGCCCCGGAGACTTTGGTAGCTCAGTTTGCAGCCAGGACCATATATGCTATAGGGGAGGCCAGTGATGAGAGGTTGACTTCTAGCTATTGGTTGAATCTGCCTTCAGTTGGGGGGGAAGAGGATGTTAATGATAATGAGTTG